One Pullulanibacillus sp. KACC 23026 DNA segment encodes these proteins:
- the yvfG gene encoding protein YvfG, producing MNTDKFSVDYFKEALTLHVEKNKDYVTFTHAMNSFYRSMVSTIIADNLNKNFELIRRLKNLDQAYNDVKEELSEKNSERPKA from the coding sequence ATGAATACAGATAAATTCAGTGTAGACTACTTTAAAGAAGCTCTAACTTTACATGTTGAAAAGAACAAGGACTATGTGACGTTTACCCATGCTATGAACAGCTTCTACCGTTCAATGGTATCCACGATCATCGCTGATAACCTTAATAAGAATTTCGAACTTATTCGCCGATTAAAGAATCTAGATCAAGCGTACAATGACGTTAAAGAAGAGCTTTCCGAGAAAAATTCAGAACGCCCAAAAGCTTAA
- a CDS encoding cold-shock protein — MHTGTVKWFNAEKGFGFIEVEGQDDVFVHFSAIQGDGFKTLEEGQTVTFDIEQGNRGPQASNVVKG; from the coding sequence ATGCACACAGGTACAGTAAAATGGTTTAATGCTGAAAAAGGTTTTGGTTTTATCGAAGTTGAAGGTCAAGACGATGTATTCGTTCACTTCTCCGCAATTCAAGGCGATGGCTTTAAAACTCTAGAAGAAGGCCAAACTGTTACTTTTGACATCGAGCAAGGTAACCGTGGACCACAAGCTTCTAACGTTGTTAAAGGTTAA
- a CDS encoding GtrA family protein produces MGKLIRFGLVGGVNTGIDLLMFALFVHFHIPYTIAQCLSYICGMLNSYIVNRNWTFEAVSRPTSREMVLFAGINLLSLGVTEGMLVFFHHSLFHSLMASKLLATLVGLGINFIGSKYLVFKNTAQVDPQ; encoded by the coding sequence ATGGGCAAATTAATCAGATTCGGACTTGTTGGTGGGGTAAACACGGGGATTGACCTCCTTATGTTCGCCCTTTTTGTGCATTTTCATATTCCTTATACAATAGCTCAATGTCTATCTTATATTTGTGGCATGCTGAACAGCTATATCGTTAATCGAAACTGGACATTTGAGGCAGTGTCTCGTCCGACAAGTCGAGAGATGGTGTTATTTGCAGGCATAAATTTGCTCAGCCTTGGTGTTACTGAGGGAATGCTTGTCTTCTTCCATCACTCGTTGTTTCATTCGTTGATGGCAAGTAAGCTTCTCGCAACTTTAGTTGGTTTAGGAATCAATTTTATTGGAAGCAAATATCTCGTATTTAAGAATACCGCACAAGTGGATCCTCAGTGA